In Thiospirochaeta perfilievii, a single window of DNA contains:
- a CDS encoding peptidoglycan D,D-transpeptidase FtsI family protein has protein sequence MKKPSLKRIDIIKIIALSTSIIVLINFISVMVLGKSPSPPEIPRIARGNIVDRNGRILAFQKEVPSLAGWVTELKDEKESALLLAPILNIDEKIIYDHLTKERQSSYFYIKRQISEDAAGKIEELLDAQKLKGIRIEREFGRSYPEGELTSHITGYVGYDNIGLDGIEYTLNGPLSPKQIVSTNKQEYGHNVHLTIDLNLQYFTAIAAKEAYETNFADSVSVIAMDAKNGEILSYVSYPTYDPNNFNLYTQSERTNRIAQQSYEPGSVYKVFSIASFLELDGITTQSEFFCDGLYVNEEDSVTINCLGNHGWVTPEDILVHSCNDGTAQASETVSQLELYSMLKKFGFGNQTGITFNGESNGILRDPSTWSVRSKPTISMGQEISVSAIQVVTAATALTNSGVLLKPHIVKKISTQEGVIKKVYEREPVREVITPEVAKSVLEMMKATTERGTGRLTKIDGLNISTKTGTSQITNLDTGTYYDDRFIASALAIFPTEKPEVIMYVVIENPKGRSIYGSKLAVPVIKNLVDDFTNYLNIPTDSSPIYKVESNINLSSQEIRIGKTIPNFIGLSKRVVLSALDKKRLNLL, from the coding sequence TTGAAGAAACCATCTTTAAAAAGAATAGATATAATAAAAATAATAGCTTTAAGCACATCTATTATAGTTTTGATAAATTTCATTAGTGTTATGGTTTTAGGGAAAAGCCCAAGTCCTCCTGAGATTCCTAGAATAGCAAGAGGAAATATTGTTGATAGAAATGGACGTATACTCGCATTTCAAAAGGAGGTACCCTCCCTAGCTGGTTGGGTTACAGAGCTTAAAGATGAAAAAGAGAGTGCATTACTATTAGCTCCTATACTGAATATTGATGAAAAAATAATATACGATCACCTAACAAAGGAGAGACAGAGTAGCTATTTTTATATAAAAAGGCAGATATCTGAGGATGCAGCGGGAAAAATAGAAGAACTGCTGGATGCTCAAAAGCTAAAAGGTATTAGAATTGAGAGAGAGTTTGGTAGGTCCTACCCAGAAGGAGAACTAACATCCCATATAACAGGCTATGTAGGATATGACAATATTGGTTTAGATGGAATAGAATACACCCTAAATGGCCCCCTATCACCAAAACAGATAGTTTCAACAAATAAACAGGAGTACGGACATAACGTTCACTTAACAATAGATCTAAACCTCCAATATTTTACTGCAATTGCTGCAAAAGAGGCCTATGAAACTAACTTTGCCGACTCAGTATCTGTTATAGCTATGGATGCAAAAAACGGTGAAATATTAAGTTATGTTTCATACCCAACATATGATCCTAATAATTTTAACCTATATACCCAAAGTGAGAGGACAAATAGAATTGCACAACAGTCCTATGAACCAGGTTCAGTATACAAAGTATTCTCTATAGCATCATTTTTAGAATTAGATGGAATAACAACTCAGAGTGAGTTCTTTTGTGACGGACTCTATGTAAACGAAGAAGACAGTGTAACTATCAATTGCCTAGGTAACCACGGATGGGTAACCCCTGAAGATATTTTAGTTCACTCCTGTAATGATGGAACAGCCCAAGCATCTGAAACAGTATCCCAGTTAGAGTTATATTCAATGTTAAAAAAATTTGGTTTTGGAAACCAAACAGGTATAACTTTTAATGGGGAGAGTAATGGTATTTTAAGAGATCCATCAACCTGGTCTGTTAGAAGTAAACCTACAATATCCATGGGACAGGAGATAAGTGTTTCTGCAATTCAGGTTGTTACAGCAGCTACAGCACTAACAAATAGTGGTGTTCTTTTAAAACCACATATAGTAAAAAAAATATCAACCCAGGAAGGGGTTATTAAAAAAGTTTATGAAAGAGAACCTGTTAGAGAGGTAATTACACCAGAGGTTGCTAAATCAGTTCTAGAGATGATGAAGGCTACAACAGAGCGGGGAACAGGGCGATTAACTAAAATTGATGGTTTAAATATCTCTACAAAAACAGGGACATCTCAAATTACAAACCTGGATACAGGAACCTATTATGATGATAGATTTATCGCATCTGCCTTGGCAATATTTCCAACAGAGAAACCTGAGGTTATTATGTATGTTGTTATAGAGAATCCAAAGGGTAGATCCATATACGGAAGTAAGCTTGCTGTACCTGTAATTAAAAACCTTGTGGATGATTTTACAAACTATTTAAATATACCTACAGACTCATCCCCTATTTATAAGGTAGAATCTAATATAAATTTATCAAGCCAGGAGATAAGAATTGGGAAAACAATCCCTAACTTTATTGGTCTTTCCAAACGGGTGGTATTATCTGCATTGGATAAAAAGAGATTAAATTTACTATAG
- a CDS encoding M23 family metallopeptidase, which yields MVISLESQNVKMKRYVSYSNKRLINLKFKNIKIGAPEFRVPEIHIGINMYPYFIGLIMFLLIFPVSSRFFIPKPSTYIDIDSVILPENSADVESKKLIDKYGIVSNDDYFFDVTTFKGETLSALSVKYGVSIDTILQYNNITDIKKFSEYKKIVIPKYSGFNHKVQSIDSLNRLSVKYSVPVEDIFRVNSLTSESLSGLEWIFIPSVDPTSWGFKSNISRFFIYPLKGSISKRYGYFTNTITGITSLYEGIDFTSNYTDMVYASKGGYISRIGYSSSYGHYIYIDHTGGFRTLYAHLDKINVELHSEVAQGEPIGVLGNSGFTNSKKLFFSIFYRDKSVDPEIYLR from the coding sequence ATGGTAATATCTTTAGAATCTCAAAATGTAAAAATGAAGCGTTATGTTTCATACTCAAATAAAAGATTGATTAATTTAAAATTTAAAAACATAAAAATTGGTGCACCAGAATTTAGAGTACCTGAAATTCATATAGGTATAAACATGTATCCATATTTTATTGGACTAATAATGTTTTTACTTATTTTTCCAGTCTCTTCAAGGTTTTTTATTCCCAAGCCTAGTACTTATATTGATATTGACTCCGTTATATTACCTGAAAACAGTGCTGATGTTGAATCGAAAAAACTAATTGATAAGTATGGGATTGTAAGTAATGATGACTATTTTTTTGATGTAACTACTTTTAAAGGTGAGACTCTCTCTGCTTTATCGGTGAAATATGGTGTCTCAATTGACACTATTCTTCAATATAATAATATTACTGATATAAAAAAGTTTTCAGAATATAAAAAAATAGTAATACCTAAATACAGTGGTTTTAATCATAAGGTTCAATCGATTGATAGTCTTAATCGTTTAAGTGTTAAGTATAGTGTGCCTGTTGAGGATATTTTTAGGGTAAATAGTCTAACATCTGAGAGTTTATCAGGGTTAGAGTGGATTTTTATTCCTAGTGTTGATCCAACTAGTTGGGGTTTTAAGAGCAATATAAGTAGATTTTTTATATATCCACTAAAAGGCAGTATTTCTAAAAGATATGGGTATTTTACAAACACTATTACAGGAATTACTTCTCTTTATGAGGGAATAGATTTTACTAGTAATTATACAGATATGGTATATGCTAGTAAGGGCGGTTATATTTCAAGAATTGGATATAGTAGTAGTTATGGACACTATATATATATAGATCATACAGGTGGGTTTAGAACCCTATATGCACATTTAGATAAAATCAATGTAGAACTCCACTCCGAGGTAGCCCAAGGGGAACCTATAGGCGTATTAGGAAATAGTGGTTTTACCAATTCTAAAAAGCTGTTTTTCTCTATTTTTTATAGGGATAAAAGTGTAGACCCAGAAATATATTTAAGGTGA
- a CDS encoding 4Fe-4S dicluster domain-containing protein produces the protein MRGKPVIFSEKCKGCELCIYACPKDILVMSEDTNKKGVNYSICIDEAKCIACKMCAITCPDNVIEIVKFK, from the coding sequence ATGCGAGGAAAACCCGTAATATTTTCTGAGAAGTGTAAAGGTTGCGAACTTTGTATATATGCATGTCCTAAGGATATCTTAGTTATGTCTGAGGATACAAATAAGAAGGGTGTAAACTACTCTATATGTATAGATGAAGCAAAATGTATCGCTTGTAAGATGTGTGCAATAACATGCCCAGATAATGTTATTGAAATTGTAAAATTCAAATAG
- the vorB gene encoding 3-methyl-2-oxobutanoate dehydrogenase subunit VorB has protein sequence MSKKILMKGNEAAAEAAIIAGCRYYFGYPITPQNEIPEYMSKRLPEVGGTFIQAESETAAINMVFGASASGARSMTSSSSPGISLKQEGISYLAAAQLPCVVIDITRGGPGLGNIAGSQGDYFQATRGGGHGDYRVIVLAPANCQELADLTLKAFDLADEYRMVVMILADGFLGQMSEPVVLPEPTNKVFNKDWAVGIGKKNKVASLILSPEDGLTKHNYVLKEIYDRVEEDVRLYEEYKLDDAEYMLCAYGSSARICKQAVEELRSKGVKVGYFRPISLWPFPYKELKALSVGKKKILTVEMSLGQMIEDVKLAVEGSIPVDFYGIPGGMIPTPEAIEERVLSYE, from the coding sequence ATGTCAAAAAAAATATTAATGAAGGGGAATGAGGCTGCAGCAGAAGCTGCGATAATAGCTGGATGTAGATACTACTTTGGTTATCCAATAACACCTCAAAATGAGATTCCCGAATATATGTCAAAAAGATTACCAGAGGTTGGTGGTACATTTATACAGGCTGAGAGTGAAACAGCTGCTATAAATATGGTTTTTGGTGCATCAGCATCAGGAGCAAGAAGTATGACAAGTTCATCGTCCCCTGGTATAAGTTTAAAGCAAGAGGGAATATCCTATCTTGCTGCTGCCCAGTTACCCTGTGTTGTCATTGATATAACAAGAGGTGGTCCTGGTCTAGGTAATATTGCAGGAAGTCAAGGTGACTACTTTCAGGCTACAAGGGGTGGTGGTCATGGAGACTATAGGGTTATTGTTTTAGCACCTGCAAACTGTCAAGAGTTAGCAGACTTAACGCTAAAAGCCTTTGATTTAGCAGATGAGTACAGAATGGTTGTTATGATTTTAGCCGATGGTTTTCTTGGACAGATGTCCGAGCCTGTAGTTCTACCTGAGCCTACAAATAAGGTTTTTAATAAGGACTGGGCAGTTGGAATTGGTAAAAAAAATAAGGTAGCTTCATTAATTTTATCCCCTGAAGATGGTTTAACTAAACATAACTATGTCTTAAAAGAAATTTATGACAGAGTTGAAGAGGATGTAAGACTATACGAAGAGTATAAGTTAGATGATGCAGAGTATATGTTATGCGCCTATGGTTCATCGGCAAGAATATGTAAACAGGCTGTAGAAGAGTTAAGATCTAAGGGTGTAAAGGTTGGTTATTTTAGACCAATTTCCCTATGGCCATTTCCATATAAAGAGCTTAAGGCTTTAAGTGTAGGTAAAAAGAAAATATTAACTGTTGAGATGAGTCTTGGCCAAATGATAGAGGATGTTAAGTTGGCAGTAGAGGGATCAATACCTGTAGATTTTTATGGTATCCCTGGAGGAATGATTCCTACCCCAGAAGCGATTGAAGAGAGGGTTTTAAGTTATGAGTAG
- a CDS encoding thiamine pyrophosphate-dependent enzyme, whose amino-acid sequence MSSEEIIYQKATSMSQGETHYCPGCTHGTVHKLIAECLDEINMVDDAIVIAPVGCAVLIYDYFQIDGVEAAHGRAPAVATGVKRVHPDKMVISYQGDGDLLAIGMAETIHAANRGENITVIFVNNAIYGMTGGQMAPTTMVGQKTTTTPSGRQPDDVGLPIRACELLNTLERPVYIERVSCHNSPNILKAKKAIKKALLNQKEGKGYSFVEVLATCPTNWGLSPKKSYDWLEETMIPYYPLGNFRDKEV is encoded by the coding sequence ATGAGTAGTGAAGAGATAATATACCAAAAAGCTACAAGTATGAGCCAGGGGGAGACTCACTACTGTCCTGGATGTACTCATGGTACGGTTCATAAGTTAATAGCTGAGTGTTTAGACGAGATTAATATGGTAGATGATGCCATTGTAATAGCTCCTGTTGGTTGTGCTGTTTTAATATATGATTATTTTCAAATTGATGGTGTAGAGGCTGCCCATGGTAGAGCACCTGCTGTAGCAACTGGGGTAAAAAGAGTTCACCCGGATAAAATGGTTATCTCCTACCAAGGAGATGGTGATTTATTGGCTATTGGAATGGCTGAAACTATCCATGCCGCTAATAGAGGGGAGAATATTACTGTAATTTTTGTTAATAATGCAATTTATGGAATGACTGGTGGACAAATGGCTCCTACAACTATGGTTGGTCAAAAAACTACAACTACTCCTAGCGGTAGGCAACCAGATGATGTAGGACTTCCTATAAGAGCCTGTGAACTTCTAAATACACTAGAAAGACCTGTATATATTGAGAGGGTTAGTTGTCATAACTCTCCAAATATTTTAAAGGCAAAAAAGGCGATTAAAAAAGCATTGTTGAATCAGAAAGAGGGGAAGGGATACTCTTTTGTAGAAGTCTTAGCTACTTGTCCTACAAATTGGGGACTATCTCCTAAAAAATCATATGATTGGTTAGAAGAGACAATGATTCCTTATTATCCCCTAGGCAATTTTAGGGATAAGGAGGTTTAA
- a CDS encoding 2-oxoacid:acceptor oxidoreductase family protein — MLKEKIIFAGFGGQGVISAGKLLCIASMREGKEVSHIPSYGAEMRGGTANCAVVVSDESIPSAIVHKPTICIVLNEPSLDKFEPFIEEGGVLIYNSSIINRKPIREDIKVYAVPCNELSEKNGSIRAANMAALGALLKIKPELASLDSMKDALVEGISERNHKHNPTNIKVMEEAYNFVG; from the coding sequence GTGTTAAAAGAAAAAATTATATTTGCAGGTTTTGGTGGCCAGGGAGTAATCTCTGCAGGGAAGTTGCTGTGTATAGCGTCAATGCGTGAGGGGAAAGAGGTTTCCCATATCCCTTCCTATGGAGCGGAGATGAGAGGGGGAACAGCAAACTGCGCCGTAGTAGTTTCTGATGAGTCTATCCCATCTGCTATTGTTCATAAACCTACAATTTGCATTGTTTTAAATGAGCCATCCCTAGATAAATTTGAACCTTTTATTGAGGAGGGTGGAGTTCTAATCTACAACTCATCTATAATAAATCGAAAGCCGATTAGAGAAGATATTAAGGTTTATGCTGTTCCATGTAATGAATTATCAGAGAAAAATGGTTCAATTAGAGCTGCAAATATGGCTGCTCTTGGTGCTCTTTTAAAGATAAAGCCAGAGCTAGCATCATTAGATAGTATGAAAGATGCCCTAGTAGAGGGTATATCTGAGCGAAATCATAAGCATAATCCAACAAATATTAAGGTTATGGAAGAAGCTTACAATTTTGTAGGTTAA
- a CDS encoding asparaginase encodes MKKILIIDTGGTISQEKGDNGTLKPGVADIVKIVPRLKEIAEIKYKLIERIDSTNMTQDIRVKIVKEIESSYREFDGFVITHGTDTMPDTACALNYMIQDLGKPIVLTGAQLPMFAPGPDGTNNLFYSVKAATDDIGEVVICFGDRILRGNRSLKENVEGFNAFNSPRAPFIGNLGVNIRLNENRIKRYEGSPKFFTNFEDRVVVINQLSGSSLNPLEWCEDRVDIKGIILIGYGTGNIQKQLLGSIKKLTSSGVKVVIVTSCVKGSTIIEQYETGFAAKEAGALSALDLSVHAASQKMIYSLGQKNSNFEQLFYQRIGRDMD; translated from the coding sequence ATGAAAAAAATATTAATTATCGACACTGGTGGGACAATCAGTCAAGAGAAGGGTGACAATGGAACCCTTAAGCCAGGAGTAGCAGATATAGTTAAGATAGTTCCTAGGTTAAAAGAGATTGCTGAAATTAAGTATAAATTAATCGAAAGAATTGATAGTACAAATATGACCCAGGATATTAGAGTAAAAATAGTTAAGGAGATAGAGAGTTCCTATAGAGAGTTTGATGGTTTTGTAATAACCCATGGAACAGACACAATGCCAGATACAGCCTGTGCACTAAACTATATGATACAAGACTTGGGAAAACCAATAGTATTAACTGGAGCCCAGCTACCAATGTTTGCCCCGGGTCCCGATGGTACTAATAACCTATTTTACTCTGTTAAAGCTGCCACAGACGATATTGGAGAGGTCGTAATCTGCTTTGGAGATAGGATACTTAGAGGTAATCGATCTCTGAAAGAGAACGTAGAGGGTTTTAACGCTTTCAATAGCCCCAGGGCACCATTTATAGGAAACTTAGGTGTAAATATAAGATTAAATGAAAATAGAATTAAACGATATGAAGGTAGTCCTAAATTTTTTACCAACTTCGAAGATAGGGTTGTTGTAATAAATCAACTATCTGGAAGTAGCTTAAACCCCTTAGAGTGGTGTGAGGATAGAGTTGATATTAAAGGTATTATTTTAATTGGTTACGGTACAGGGAATATACAAAAACAACTTCTAGGATCTATTAAAAAACTAACATCATCTGGAGTAAAAGTTGTAATAGTTACATCCTGTGTTAAGGGTTCTACAATAATCGAGCAGTATGAAACAGGATTTGCAGCGAAAGAGGCAGGTGCTCTATCAGCATTAGACCTTTCGGTACACGCTGCATCACAAAAAATGATATATAGTTTAGGGCAAAAAAACAGCAATTTTGAACAACTCTTTTATCAAAGAATTGGTAGGGATATGGATTAA
- a CDS encoding helicase C-terminal domain-containing protein — MIKDRISVRDLAEFNNKDGSLGGNILNSSRAQIGTLEHKRVQDSRGEGYLKEYSLKTSVEKFGIMLEIYGRADGIYSLDDPIVIEEIKTTKVDKISAPHLSQVKLYAYLYLIESSLKGVHYPGISIKLLYINIINREERIIKEYLTREELTIFFETQIDPYFLYLKGLKSWKDLRDTSLKELVFPFNNFREGQRDLSVNIFRAIRDSKTLFSIAPTGTGKSMASIFPALKAMGEGVVEKIFYLTAKTVGRITARDTINILREGGANIRSIVITAKEKICINKEFNCSPDSCPYALDYYKKLFLVINEILGIRDFYEENLKDLGEQYSLCPFELSLDLSNYCDIVICDYNYVFDLRVYLKRYFETKNKGFTLLVDEAHNLPDRLRSSYSCKLDRELIPPVLDILSPICKKTMNSLEAINSIMLDAIKSNSGEYTLFEEVPTDLIKALKKSCLNIEGNILDLDFKGKNLVIDWYFNTLFFIKLSELYTEGHCFVQVNRGGLGVTLEILCNDPSILFSKMLQKCNSHIFFSATLTPINYFVSLLIRDIDYEIVEIPSPFPIDNLKLIIRPDIKTTYKERSRYYSEVANIITKVRKSVSGNYMVFFPSYKYMDEVAKLIECDVLIQKPRMSEIQRAEYLNEFENKKSILSFAITGGVFSEGIDLVGDKLIGVIVVGVGLPQISIKNNILKDRYNYQFAYTYPGFNKVQQAIGRLIRHEDDRGVAILIDERFNTSQYRSLYPNEWSNSVVLTNDDDTIMTIKKFWE; from the coding sequence ATGATAAAGGATAGAATATCAGTTAGAGACTTAGCCGAATTTAATAACAAAGATGGTAGTTTAGGCGGTAATATTTTAAATAGTTCAAGAGCCCAAATAGGGACTCTAGAGCACAAAAGGGTTCAAGACTCTAGGGGAGAAGGTTATTTAAAGGAGTACTCCCTTAAAACTTCTGTAGAAAAATTTGGAATAATGTTGGAAATATACGGCCGGGCCGATGGTATATATAGTTTAGATGATCCTATAGTTATTGAGGAGATAAAAACAACAAAAGTTGATAAAATTTCAGCCCCCCATCTCTCCCAGGTGAAGTTATATGCCTACCTATACCTTATTGAGAGTAGTCTAAAAGGTGTTCACTATCCAGGAATATCAATAAAGCTTCTATATATAAATATAATAAATAGAGAAGAGAGAATTATAAAAGAGTATTTAACAAGGGAAGAGCTAACTATATTTTTTGAAACACAAATAGACCCATACTTTCTCTACCTAAAGGGATTAAAGAGTTGGAAGGATTTAAGGGATACCTCTTTAAAAGAGTTGGTATTTCCATTTAATAACTTTAGAGAGGGGCAACGGGATTTGTCAGTAAATATCTTTAGAGCTATAAGGGATTCAAAGACTCTTTTTTCCATAGCTCCAACGGGAACAGGTAAGTCTATGGCATCGATCTTTCCCGCATTAAAAGCTATGGGAGAGGGGGTTGTTGAGAAAATTTTCTATTTAACTGCAAAAACAGTGGGGCGTATAACAGCTAGGGATACTATTAATATTCTCAGGGAAGGTGGGGCAAATATTAGAAGCATTGTAATTACTGCTAAGGAGAAGATCTGTATAAATAAGGAGTTTAACTGCTCCCCTGATAGTTGCCCCTATGCCCTTGATTATTATAAAAAGTTGTTTCTAGTAATAAATGAGATATTAGGTATTAGAGACTTTTATGAGGAGAACCTTAAGGATTTAGGGGAACAATACTCCCTATGCCCCTTTGAGTTATCCCTTGATCTCTCGAATTATTGTGATATTGTAATTTGTGACTATAACTATGTTTTTGATTTAAGAGTCTACCTTAAACGATATTTTGAAACAAAAAATAAGGGTTTTACACTTCTTGTAGATGAAGCCCATAATCTTCCTGATCGTTTAAGAAGCTCCTATTCTTGTAAACTAGATAGGGAGTTAATACCTCCTGTATTAGATATTTTATCTCCTATCTGTAAAAAAACTATGAACTCCTTAGAGGCGATAAATAGTATTATGTTAGACGCTATTAAAAGTAATAGTGGTGAATACACACTCTTTGAAGAGGTGCCTACTGATCTGATAAAAGCATTAAAAAAGTCCTGTTTAAATATAGAGGGTAATATTTTAGATTTAGATTTTAAGGGAAAAAACCTTGTTATTGACTGGTATTTTAATACTCTTTTTTTTATTAAACTAAGTGAGTTATATACAGAGGGACACTGTTTTGTACAGGTTAACCGTGGAGGTTTAGGGGTTACTTTAGAAATTTTATGTAATGATCCTTCTATACTGTTTTCTAAAATGTTACAAAAATGTAATAGCCATATATTTTTTTCCGCAACACTTACACCGATAAACTACTTTGTATCCCTACTTATTAGGGATATTGATTATGAAATAGTGGAGATCCCATCTCCATTTCCTATTGATAATTTAAAACTAATAATCAGACCTGATATAAAAACAACATATAAAGAGAGAAGCAGATATTATAGTGAAGTTGCTAATATTATTACAAAAGTCAGAAAGAGTGTTAGTGGGAATTATATGGTTTTTTTCCCCTCATATAAGTATATGGATGAAGTTGCTAAACTAATAGAGTGTGATGTATTAATCCAAAAACCTAGAATGAGTGAGATCCAAAGAGCTGAGTATTTAAATGAGTTTGAAAATAAAAAGAGTATCTTATCCTTTGCTATTACAGGTGGCGTATTCTCAGAAGGAATCGATTTAGTTGGTGATAAACTTATAGGTGTTATAGTTGTTGGTGTTGGACTTCCTCAAATATCCATAAAAAATAACATACTAAAAGATAGATATAACTATCAATTTGCCTATACTTATCCTGGGTTTAATAAAGTTCAACAAGCTATAGGTAGACTTATTAGGCATGAGGATGATAGAGGGGTTGCTATATTAATAGATGAAAGATTTAATACGTCACAATATAGGAGCCTATACCCAAATGAGTGGAGTAATTCAGTTGTATTAACAAATGATGATGATACTATTATGACCATTAAAAAGTTTTGGGAATAA
- a CDS encoding tetratricopeptide repeat protein — protein sequence MGLESETTMLHAISLLGKAKAMKRTSKPLALIELIKGVSLMNKSIKMEPNNIENRKYRLRHLLGVTMHSPKSFIKEVEDDLSFFQEQIGSLTLEDRAYYLSALGEYEFFRGNKERGIEVLTDVINNYPDSTIYEYSKLYLESIIDK from the coding sequence ATGGGTTTAGAATCTGAAACAACTATGTTACACGCTATATCACTTCTAGGTAAGGCAAAGGCGATGAAAAGAACCTCTAAACCTTTGGCTCTTATTGAGTTAATTAAGGGTGTCTCCCTAATGAATAAGTCAATAAAAATGGAACCCAATAATATTGAGAACAGGAAATATAGACTCCGACATCTTTTAGGTGTTACTATGCACTCTCCAAAGAGCTTTATTAAGGAAGTTGAAGATGATTTGAGTTTTTTCCAAGAACAGATAGGCTCTTTAACTTTAGAGGATAGGGCTTATTATCTCTCAGCATTAGGGGAGTATGAGTTTTTTAGGGGTAATAAAGAGAGGGGTATAGAGGTTTTAACAGATGTTATTAATAACTACCCAGACTCTACTATATATGAGTATTCGAAACTCTACCTTGAATCTATTATAGATAAATAA
- a CDS encoding type I glyceraldehyde-3-phosphate dehydrogenase, with product MGKIRVGFNGMGRIGKNVMRVITSTLSDQIEIVAGNDLVSAADIANSLPKDSIHGRFPVDVKLISDNVIKIGDNEVTVYAEKDANNIPWAKHNVDIVFECTGFYLSQEKSQAHINAGAKKVIISAPCKDDTKTVVIGVNHETLTGSETIVSNASCTTNCLAPMTHAIDMTYKVISGLICTTHAATATQNVADTFGGGKNRATLNNIIPASTGAAIAVGKVLPHLNGKLNGTALRVPTDTGSVVEAVYVIEGTKSADEVKAAIAANVEKINASTPLGLVATYGDFYECSRDCVGEPYTSMITDNIQVVAAGENTLVKVTSFYDNEMGYSNKMAELALIMTK from the coding sequence ATGGGAAAAATCAGAGTTGGTTTTAACGGAATGGGAAGAATTGGTAAAAACGTAATGCGTGTTATCACTTCTACTCTAAGCGATCAAATCGAAATTGTTGCAGGTAATGATTTAGTTTCAGCTGCAGACATTGCAAACAGTCTTCCAAAAGATTCTATTCACGGAAGATTTCCAGTAGATGTTAAACTAATTAGTGATAATGTAATCAAAATTGGTGATAACGAAGTTACTGTATATGCTGAGAAAGATGCTAATAACATCCCTTGGGCAAAACACAATGTTGATATCGTATTTGAGTGTACTGGTTTCTACTTAAGCCAAGAAAAATCTCAAGCACACATTAACGCTGGTGCAAAAAAAGTTATTATCTCTGCTCCTTGTAAAGATGATACAAAAACAGTTGTTATTGGTGTAAACCATGAGACTTTAACAGGTTCAGAAACTATTGTTTCTAATGCTAGTTGTACAACTAACTGTTTAGCTCCAATGACACACGCTATTGATATGACTTACAAAGTAATCAGTGGTCTTATCTGTACTACACATGCTGCTACAGCTACACAAAACGTTGCTGATACATTCGGTGGTGGTAAAAACAGAGCTACATTAAATAACATTATTCCTGCAAGTACTGGTGCTGCTATTGCTGTAGGAAAAGTTTTACCACACTTAAATGGTAAATTAAACGGTACAGCATTAAGAGTTCCAACTGATACTGGTTCTGTTGTTGAGGCTGTTTACGTAATCGAAGGTACTAAATCTGCTGACGAAGTAAAAGCTGCGATTGCTGCAAACGTTGAAAAAATCAATGCATCTACTCCTTTAGGTTTAGTTGCTACATATGGTGATTTCTACGAGTGTTCACGAGACTGTGTTGGTGAACCATATACATCTATGATTACTGACAACATTCAAGTTGTTGCTGCTGGTGAAAATACATTAGTTAAAGTTACTTCTTTCTACGATAACGAAATGGGTTACTCTAACAAAATGGCTGAATTAGCTTTAATCATGACTAAATAA